GCTCGCGCGCCATCATCAGCACCGCCTGGATCATCCGGGCCGTCGCCGGATAATGCAGCATGCCATGCGCCGCGCAGTTGTGGACGAGCTTGAGGTTGAGCGGCGCCTTGCCGTCATCCACGAGGATCAGCGCGGAGGACGGCTCCCCCGGCACCCAGGGAATGCGCTGCGGCAGGTCGTCCGAAAGCAGGCAGAAGATCGCGTCGTATTGCAGCGGGATCTGCGCCGGCTTCGGCCAGATGTGCCGCACGGCGACGCGCTGGCGCTGCAACTCCCGGATCAGGAACTCGCCATGGTCATCGCGCTCGACGATGACGGCGACGGTGAATTCGGCCGGAAGGCCCGCCTGACGCGGACGCTCCTCCGCGGCAGGCCGGTTCTCCGGCTTTTGCCCACCGATCCAGCGGTCGTGACCGTAGTCCGCCCTCGACATTTCCGGCATGCGCTCCTCCCGCGGGGGACGGCGTGTTCCCGTTTCCTGCATTCAGCAATTCTCCAGACAACGGCCGTAGCCGATGAGATAGGGATCGGCCTTCACGCTCGCCTGCGACTGGAATACGATGTCGAACTGGCCCTGCCGGTTCGCCCGGCCGATGCGCGTCCAGACATCCGCATGGCCCCAGACGGGGTTGATCGACACACTCCCCTGCGGCGCCTCGAATTCCGCCCCCATGACGAAGGTGCGCAATTGCTTGGTGTCGAGGGAATTGGTCTCCTCCAGCGTGCGAGCGAAGAGATTGACCTGAAAATACGAGGCTTCGAGGCACATGTTGGTCGGCTCGTCGCCGCCATAGCGCTTCTGGTAGTGGCTGACGAAGCTGTTGTTGCGCGCCGTCTCCACGCCCTGGAAATAGGACGCCGCCGTATAGTGCCCCTCCCCGACATCGTAGCCCATGGCGCGGATTTCCGCCTCGGTCGTGGTGAGGCTGGCAATGGGCACGGTCTTCGGATTGAGACCGAGATCGTGATAGGCCTGATAGAGGAAGGTGGTGGATTCGCCGACGACGGTGGAGAAGATCACGTCCGGCTGCGCCTGCTTGATCTCGCGCACCAGCGGCATGAACTCGCTGCGGTCGGCCTCGAGGCGCAGATACCGTTCCCCGACGATGGTCCCGCCATTGTTGCGCACCAGTTCCCGCATCACCCGGTTGGATTCGCGCGGATAGACGTAGTCCGAGCCGACGAAGAAGAAGCGGTTGCCGAACTGGCTCATCAGCGCCCGGCAGAGCTGCACGGAATTCTGGTTCGGCGTCGCGCCGGTATAGATGACGTTCGGCGAGAACTCGAAGCCCTCGTAGAGCGTCGGATACCAGAGCAGGCCATCCAGCCGCTCGACGACCGGCAGGACCGCCTTGCGGCTGGAGGAGGTGTAGCAGCCGAAGATCGTGCTGACGCCGTCCTCGACCATCAGGCGCTTGGCATATTGCCCGTAGGAGCGGATTTCCGAGCCCGGATCGTAGACGATCGGCTCGATGGGGCGCCCGTTGACGCCGCCCCGGTCATTGATCTCGTCGATGGCGATCAGCGTGCCACGCAACTGCGTTTCCTCGATGACCGACATGAATCCGGTCTTCGAGAAGAGAACCCCGACGCGCCATGGCGCGGAGGTCCGCTGATTTCGGTTGAGAGTTCCCATTGTTTCGGTTCATCCCTTAATTTGATCCCCTTTTTTTGATCGGCCACCGCTGGTGAGGTCTTGCGCCCCATCGCTTCCGCTTGCCGAGATGCCGCCTGTCCGGTCCGCTGGGCGCGCCTGTTTTCTTTCTCCCGCCAGAAAACAAAAAACCTCCCAGCCTCGGAACGATGCGAGGCACAGGAGGCGACATTGCGCTCAGAAGTATGGCGGCACCCTTGCCGCCCGTCACCAGATTGACGTTCCGTTACGATAGGATCGAGAAATGCGGAATGTCAACATGCGGTTCTTCGAGCCCTGATGCCGCCGCCCTATTGCCTGCCTGCCCGCTGCACCCCGTCGAAAACCGCCGCGGCCGAGGCCCGCCCCCCTTCCCCGCGATCTGCCGACCACGCCCCTGTCCGGGGTCGCAGGAAAGAAATTACACCACATTCACATTCAAGTCACTTGAACAGAAGTGCGATTGTGTTTACAAAAAGGCATGGGAGCAAGCGGAACCAAAGAAATCCGCCTTCCAGGAGGGGCATCCATTTCATCGACAGTTTCCGGCTGATGGCCGGCGCCCCTTTGCGTGCCTTTTCGCCAACCAGAGGGAACCTAACCGTGACGATCAACCGACGTGAATTCATGAAGGCGAGCGCCCTCGGCGTCGCCGCGCTTTCGCTACCGAGCCTTGCCAGCCGGGCTCTGGCCGCCTCCGGTCCGCTCATCTTCGCAGCCGCCGGCACCGTGACCAGCAGCTGGGACCCGACCTCGCACACCGTCGCCCCGCAGATCACCGCCGAGGGCTTTCTCTTCGGCCATCTCACCAAATGCCCGATGAGCGAGGCCAATCCGGGCGAAATCCTGCCGGACCTTGCGACCGAATGGTCCGTGATCGACGAGCACACGCTGGAATACAAGCTGCGCCAGGGCGTCACCTTCCATGACGGCAAGCCCTTCACCGCGGCCGACGTGAAGGCGACCTACGAATATGCCTCCAACCCCGACCGCCCGGCCTCGGCCTGGTATCCGGGCCGCGTCGATGTCGAGGTCGTCGACGACTTCACGGTGCGGCTGAGCACCAAGCGGTACGGCTATCCGGCGCTGAACTTCTGGTACGTCTCGAGCTTCCTGCCGATCCTCTCGGCCGCCGACGTCGCCAATCCGGAGACGCTGAAGCAGCGCCCGAACGGCACCGGCCCGTTCAAATATGTCGAGACCACCGGCGACCAGATCAAGTTCGCCGCCTTCGACAAATTCCATGAGGGCAAGCCTTCCATCGAGGAGATCGTCTGGGCCTATGTTCCGGATGCGAACACGCGCGTGCTCGGGCTTCTCAACGGTCAGTACCACCTCACCGAACGTCTGGAGCCGGAGCAGTATCTCTCCCTTCAGAAGGAAGCGAACCTCAAGACGGACCGGTCGCTGTCCAGCGAGAACAAGTACCTGCACTTCCGCTGCAACAAGCCGCCCTTCGACGATCCACGCATCCGGCTGGCGGTCTGCCATGCCATCGACCGCTCGCAGGTCCTTGCCGTGGTCGGCGAGGCCGGACAGGCCTCGAACTGCCATGTCTCCCCGGTAAAGTTCGGCTTCACCGACGTGAAGGGTTATCCGGAATACAACCCGGAAAAGACGCAGGCCCTGCTTGCCGAGGCCGGCTTCCCCAATGGCCAGGGCCTGCCGGAAATCGAATACATCACCTCGGTCGGCTTCTATCCGAAGACGCGCGAATATGGCGAACTCATCACCGCCATGCTGCAGGAACAGGGTTTCCCGGTAAAGCTCACCACTCTCGAGCCCGCCGCCTGGGAAGAGCAGCTCTATCGCCGCGCCGACGGCCAGGGTCCCGGCCATATCATCGATGTCGGCTGGATCACCGGCTCGCCCGAACCCGACCTCGTGCTGCGGCCGAACTACCATTCCAAGTTCGCGCTCATCAACGGCGTCAGCGATGCCGATATCGACGCCTCCCTCGACAAGGAGCGCGGCGCCACTTCCACGGAGGAACGCCTGAAGATCCTGCAGGAAGAGACCCTGCCGCTCATCGCCGGGAAGGCGCCGAGCATCTCGCTCTTCTCCTCGGTCTTCCTGCGCGCCATGAGCGCCAAGCTCGACGGCGTCAAGTTCTATCCGAACGGCCCCATCGATCTGTCCAAGGCGACGCTGTCCTGACCGCCAGCGGGCGATGCGCCGGCACCGTATCGCCCGCTCTTCTTTCCGTATCGCCGGATGATCCATTATGGCTTTTGCCCTGGAATTCTTCTTGCGGCGCATCAGTCAGGGCGTTCTCATCGTCCTGGCTGTCGCCTTCGTCATCTTCACGCTGCTGCGCATTGCGCCGGGCGACCCGATCCGCATCATCCTCGGCCCGATGGCAACGCCGAGCGCCATGGAGGAAACGGCCGAGCGCCTCGGGCTGCGCGACCCCATCCCCGTGCAGTTCCTGCGCTATCTCGGCGATATCGCCAAGGGCGACTTCGGCAATTCCTTCATCCGCGGCAAGCAGGGCGGCACCACGGGCGGCTCCCAGGATGCCGCCGGCTCGCCGCCGGTCGAGCGCGCCGCCGTGATCGAACTGATCGGCAAGGCGCTGCCCTATACGCTGCTGCTCGCCGCCTGCGGCTTCCTGCTCGCCTGTCTCGTCTCGATCCCGCTCGGCATCCTGGCCGGTGTGCGGAACAGGGGCTGGCCGCAGAAGGTTGCGCTCTACCTTTCCTCCTTCCTCGTCTCGCTGCCCAATGTCTGGGTCGGCATCGTGCTGATCTACCTGCTGTCGGCCCGCACCGGCTGGCTGCCCGCCATCGGCTACCAGCACATCGGCTATGTCATCATCCCCGCCATCGTCGTCGCGGTGGAGCTTGCGCCGGTGATGATCCGCTCGATCTCGGTCGCCGTCGCGACGAACGTGCAGGACCCGTTCTACGAGATCAGCCAGGTGCGTGGCCTCAGCGCGCGGGCCATGCTGTTCCGCCATGTGCTGCGCAATGCGGCCGTGCCGCTGCTCAACAGCTTCGGCGCGCAGATGATCGGCATGCTGCTCGGCGGGCTCTTCGTCGTCGAATACATCTTCAGCTTCCCCGGCATCGGGCTTCTGACGATCAACGCGGTCTTCCAGCGCGATTTCCCGATCATCCAGACGGTCGCGATCTTCGCCAGCACCGTGCTCGTCTTCATCAACATCGCCGTCGACTTCGCCTCGACGACGATCGACCGACGCCTGAAGTTCTGAGGGGTACCATGGCCATCGCATCCTCCACCCCACAGTCTTCCCACACGCCCGCCCGTGGCCAGAGCGTCAATGCCCGCATCCTGCGGCTTGCCTGGCGCTCGCCCGAAATGAAGGTGGCAAGCGCCGTCTTCCTCGCGCTCTGCCTGCTGACGCTGTTCGGCCCCTTCATCATCGACGCCTCGGCGACGAAGATCACGGTCGCCGACAAGTTCCTGCCGCCTGTGTTCATGGAGGGCGGCAAGCTTCCCTATTTCCTCGGCACGGACCAGCTCGGCCGCGACCTCCTGCTGCGCTCGCTAATCGGCCTGCGCAACGCCTTCCTGATCGGCGTCGTCAGCGTCGTGCTGATGTTCGTGCTCGGCTGCGCCATCGGCATCTTTTCCGGCTATCGCGGCGGCTGGACGGATGTCGTCCTGATGCGCATCACCGACATCCAGATGTCCATTCCGGTCATCATCCTCGCCATCACCATTCTCGGCATGTCGCGCCCGAACCCCTTCACCATCGTCGCGGTACTCGTGCTCTCCGGCTGGCCGATCTATGCCCGCGTTGCGCGCAGCGTGACACTCGCCGAGCGTCAGAAGGAATATGTGCGCGCCGCCCGCATCATCGGCGCCTCGGACCTGCGCATCATGGTCCGGCATATCGCGCCCTCCATCCTGCCGCCCATCGCCTTCGTCGCGGTGCTCGATGTCGCGCGCATGATGATCTTCGAGGCGATCTTCGGC
This genomic stretch from Roseateles sp. XES5 harbors:
- a CDS encoding ANTAR domain-containing response regulator, yielding MPEMSRADYGHDRWIGGQKPENRPAAEERPRQAGLPAEFTVAVIVERDDHGEFLIRELQRQRVAVRHIWPKPAQIPLQYDAIFCLLSDDLPQRIPWVPGEPSSALILVDDGKAPLNLKLVHNCAAHGMLHYPATARMIQAVLMMAREHFQYERRLRGRIDKLDENLRTMRLVERAKALLIRLKNLSEEEAYNFLRKQAMEKRVTIGAVAAAVIDSHELLS
- a CDS encoding transporter substrate-binding domain-containing protein; amino-acid sequence: MGTLNRNQRTSAPWRVGVLFSKTGFMSVIEETQLRGTLIAIDEINDRGGVNGRPIEPIVYDPGSEIRSYGQYAKRLMVEDGVSTIFGCYTSSSRKAVLPVVERLDGLLWYPTLYEGFEFSPNVIYTGATPNQNSVQLCRALMSQFGNRFFFVGSDYVYPRESNRVMRELVRNNGGTIVGERYLRLEADRSEFMPLVREIKQAQPDVIFSTVVGESTTFLYQAYHDLGLNPKTVPIASLTTTEAEIRAMGYDVGEGHYTAASYFQGVETARNNSFVSHYQKRYGGDEPTNMCLEASYFQVNLFARTLEETNSLDTKQLRTFVMGAEFEAPQGSVSINPVWGHADVWTRIGRANRQGQFDIVFQSQASVKADPYLIGYGRCLENC
- a CDS encoding ABC transporter substrate-binding protein; translation: MKASALGVAALSLPSLASRALAASGPLIFAAAGTVTSSWDPTSHTVAPQITAEGFLFGHLTKCPMSEANPGEILPDLATEWSVIDEHTLEYKLRQGVTFHDGKPFTAADVKATYEYASNPDRPASAWYPGRVDVEVVDDFTVRLSTKRYGYPALNFWYVSSFLPILSAADVANPETLKQRPNGTGPFKYVETTGDQIKFAAFDKFHEGKPSIEEIVWAYVPDANTRVLGLLNGQYHLTERLEPEQYLSLQKEANLKTDRSLSSENKYLHFRCNKPPFDDPRIRLAVCHAIDRSQVLAVVGEAGQASNCHVSPVKFGFTDVKGYPEYNPEKTQALLAEAGFPNGQGLPEIEYITSVGFYPKTREYGELITAMLQEQGFPVKLTTLEPAAWEEQLYRRADGQGPGHIIDVGWITGSPEPDLVLRPNYHSKFALINGVSDADIDASLDKERGATSTEERLKILQEETLPLIAGKAPSISLFSSVFLRAMSAKLDGVKFYPNGPIDLSKATLS
- a CDS encoding ABC transporter permease, producing the protein MAFALEFFLRRISQGVLIVLAVAFVIFTLLRIAPGDPIRIILGPMATPSAMEETAERLGLRDPIPVQFLRYLGDIAKGDFGNSFIRGKQGGTTGGSQDAAGSPPVERAAVIELIGKALPYTLLLAACGFLLACLVSIPLGILAGVRNRGWPQKVALYLSSFLVSLPNVWVGIVLIYLLSARTGWLPAIGYQHIGYVIIPAIVVAVELAPVMIRSISVAVATNVQDPFYEISQVRGLSARAMLFRHVLRNAAVPLLNSFGAQMIGMLLGGLFVVEYIFSFPGIGLLTINAVFQRDFPIIQTVAIFASTVLVFINIAVDFASTTIDRRLKF
- a CDS encoding ABC transporter permease; translation: MAIASSTPQSSHTPARGQSVNARILRLAWRSPEMKVASAVFLALCLLTLFGPFIIDASATKITVADKFLPPVFMEGGKLPYFLGTDQLGRDLLLRSLIGLRNAFLIGVVSVVLMFVLGCAIGIFSGYRGGWTDVVLMRITDIQMSIPVIILAITILGMSRPNPFTIVAVLVLSGWPIYARVARSVTLAERQKEYVRAARIIGASDLRIMVRHIAPSILPPIAFVAVLDVARMMIFEAIFGFIGIGIQPPTPTFGTIISGGTQYLLNAWWITIVPGCLLALSLGSLNLIGGVLERSRNLILQGAA